A part of Arthrobacter dokdonellae genomic DNA contains:
- a CDS encoding fumarylacetoacetate hydrolase family protein, which yields MNAEGGSVLPDDAAQALLIGRVWDVETAGPRVVAVQEEGVFDLQHLAVTVSELLDHPDLTAYVRSGMDAPRWKTSEIVEASLAQDMARSHFLAPVDLQVIKACGVTFVDSMIERVIEERCGGDASRAMEIRELVGQALGSSISAIRPGSPEAAEAKKVLIAEGLWSQYLEVGIGPDPEVFTKAPVLSSVGVGSGIGIPSFSVWNNSEPELVLVATSGGAVVGATLGNDVNLRDVEGRSALLLGKAKDNNASSALGPFIRLFDDYFTLETLRQEEILLRVEGPDGYLLEGHSSVSRISRPFEELVEATYGLHHQYPDGFALFTGTLFAPTQDRDEPGQGFTHHIGDVVTIRSCHLGTLVNRVGAAEELPAWSYGLRQLFRYLQDHDRVHGVAPSQP from the coding sequence ATGAATGCCGAAGGAGGGTCAGTGCTGCCCGATGATGCAGCCCAGGCATTACTCATCGGACGTGTCTGGGACGTGGAAACTGCCGGTCCGCGGGTGGTTGCCGTACAGGAAGAAGGAGTCTTTGACCTTCAACACCTGGCTGTCACAGTGTCTGAGCTGCTGGATCATCCGGATCTGACTGCCTACGTGCGTTCCGGCATGGACGCGCCGCGGTGGAAAACGTCTGAGATCGTGGAGGCATCATTGGCCCAGGACATGGCCCGTTCCCATTTTCTGGCGCCGGTAGACCTGCAAGTCATCAAAGCATGTGGTGTTACGTTTGTCGACAGCATGATCGAGCGCGTCATCGAAGAGCGCTGTGGCGGAGACGCAAGCCGGGCCATGGAGATTCGCGAGTTGGTGGGACAGGCTCTCGGCAGCAGTATCTCTGCCATACGGCCAGGCTCTCCCGAGGCTGCAGAGGCCAAGAAAGTGCTGATCGCCGAAGGGCTCTGGTCGCAGTACCTGGAAGTGGGCATCGGTCCAGACCCGGAGGTGTTCACCAAGGCCCCGGTTCTTTCCTCAGTCGGCGTCGGTTCAGGGATCGGCATCCCCTCGTTTTCGGTGTGGAACAATTCGGAACCCGAGCTGGTGCTCGTGGCCACCTCCGGGGGCGCCGTGGTGGGTGCAACGCTGGGAAATGATGTCAACCTGCGAGATGTGGAGGGGCGGAGCGCCCTCCTGCTCGGAAAGGCGAAGGACAACAATGCGTCTAGCGCCCTAGGTCCGTTCATCCGCTTGTTCGATGACTACTTCACCCTGGAAACTTTGCGTCAGGAGGAAATTCTTTTGCGAGTGGAGGGCCCGGACGGCTATCTGCTTGAGGGGCACAGTTCAGTGTCAAGGATCAGCCGGCCGTTTGAAGAACTCGTTGAGGCAACGTACGGTTTGCATCACCAGTACCCGGACGGATTCGCGCTGTTCACCGGAACCCTTTTCGCCCCGACGCAGGACCGGGACGAACCAGGACAGGGGTTCACACACCACATTGGCGACGTTGTAACCATCCGCAGCTGCCACCTTGGTACGCTAGTTAATCGCGTGGGTGCAGCCGAAGAGCTGCCAGCATGGTCGTATGGACTGCGACAACTTTTCCGCTATTTGCAGGACCATGACCGCGTTCACGGAGTCGCACCCAGCCAGCCGTAG
- a CDS encoding IS4 family transposase, which yields MARSGWVTPEGPERLTDHVSIGVLTRVFPADVVDAVIEHTGALERRTRLLPSRLMVYYVMSLALFADSPYEEVMRSLLAGMEWLSGRFREWTMPTKAAIYKARTRLGSAVMVELFAEVAQPFAAPGGAGFYKGWRLVSVDGTTLDLADTPANEKAYGRPGTKTDFKSAFPQARVLGLVECGTHASFSAVVASYNTSEHDMYPALIADVAKDMLLTSDRGFFSYTAWKDSLDTGAALLWRMKANCVLPEYEDYRDGSYRSAVYPSAKDRGKDTNGIPVRVIEYEVTTAKEDGTEEVSGFQLITSILDPATAPAGDLADLYAKRWEIESSFGELKTHQRGPGVVLRSKTPDGVLQEIYGHLCTHYAIRSLIGEVAAEFDEDPLKFSFTRTIRAARRSLAGRPAFSPSQTR from the coding sequence ATGGCGCGTAGTGGATGGGTGACCCCGGAGGGTCCCGAACGGTTGACTGACCACGTTTCTATTGGCGTGCTGACGCGGGTCTTCCCGGCTGACGTCGTGGATGCCGTGATCGAGCACACGGGGGCCTTGGAGCGGCGGACCCGGTTGCTGCCCTCACGGCTGATGGTCTATTACGTCATGTCCCTGGCCCTGTTCGCCGACAGCCCCTATGAGGAGGTCATGCGGTCGCTGCTGGCCGGGATGGAATGGCTGAGCGGCCGGTTCCGTGAATGGACGATGCCAACGAAGGCGGCGATCTACAAGGCCCGCACCCGGCTCGGGTCCGCGGTGATGGTGGAGCTGTTCGCCGAGGTCGCCCAGCCGTTCGCGGCCCCGGGAGGGGCCGGGTTCTACAAGGGCTGGCGGCTGGTGTCCGTGGACGGGACCACCCTGGACCTGGCCGACACCCCCGCGAACGAGAAAGCCTATGGGCGGCCCGGGACGAAGACGGACTTCAAGTCCGCCTTCCCGCAGGCAAGGGTGCTGGGCCTGGTGGAGTGCGGCACCCACGCCTCCTTCTCCGCGGTGGTCGCCAGCTACAACACATCCGAACACGACATGTACCCGGCACTGATCGCGGATGTGGCCAAGGACATGCTGCTGACCTCCGACCGGGGCTTCTTCTCCTATACGGCGTGGAAGGACAGCCTCGACACGGGTGCGGCACTGTTGTGGCGCATGAAGGCCAACTGCGTGTTGCCGGAGTACGAAGACTACCGGGACGGCTCCTATCGTTCGGCCGTGTATCCCTCAGCCAAGGACCGGGGCAAGGACACGAACGGGATCCCGGTCCGGGTCATCGAGTACGAGGTCACCACCGCGAAGGAGGACGGCACGGAGGAGGTCAGCGGATTCCAGCTGATCACCTCCATCCTGGACCCGGCCACCGCCCCCGCTGGGGACCTGGCGGACTTGTACGCCAAACGCTGGGAAATCGAGTCCAGTTTCGGCGAGCTCAAAACCCACCAACGCGGCCCCGGTGTGGTGCTGCGGTCCAAGACACCCGACGGGGTGCTGCAGGAAATCTACGGCCACCTCTGCACGCACTACGCCATCCGGTCCCTCATCGGCGAAGTCGCCGCAGAATTTGACGAAGACCCTCTGAAGTTCTCCTTCACACGCACGATCCGGGCAGCACGGCGATCCCTCGCCGGGCGTCCGGCCTTTTCCCCCTCACAAACTCGCTGA
- a CDS encoding aldehyde dehydrogenase (NADP(+)): MTTTIDKLNTVVEAAHAAFEKGRNAQPETRASWLEAVAVGLEGNADALVEIADQETHLGEPRLRGELKRTVFQLRLMAAEVTGGGHFDATIDHEEPDWGMGARPDLRRLNIPIGVVAVFGASNFPFAFSVMGGDSASALAAGCAVVHKAHDGHPNLAVRVAGIVTAALDHAGAPSGLFSLVTGRPAAEALVDHSLVRAIGFTGSTAGGRTLFNRAAARAEPIPFFGELGGINAVFVTPQAWNARRDEILLGYASSFTMGMGQFCTKPGLLFIPGGQLDTVREVLRNALADFAPAPMLSPRLHDGYRESVSDLGNTGGVEVLVAGDFAEAPMPTVLQTTAGAVRNDPSILRQEMFGPASMVVEYNDESELPEMAQLLEGQLTTTLQAEPGDDVAELSARLTDISGRVLWNGWPTGVTVSYAQHHGGPYPATTSATTSVGTAAIGRFLRPVAYQSFPAERLPEPLQDSNPWNVPQRVDGVWRMPKVSVRAATGGGL, from the coding sequence ATGACAACCACAATTGACAAGCTCAACACGGTTGTCGAGGCGGCCCACGCAGCCTTCGAAAAGGGCCGTAATGCACAGCCCGAAACCAGGGCGTCATGGCTGGAAGCTGTGGCTGTTGGGCTAGAAGGCAATGCTGATGCATTGGTGGAAATCGCCGATCAAGAGACCCACCTTGGTGAGCCGCGGCTTCGCGGCGAGTTGAAGCGCACCGTCTTCCAGCTGCGGCTCATGGCTGCGGAGGTCACCGGAGGCGGGCACTTCGACGCCACCATTGACCACGAGGAACCAGACTGGGGCATGGGCGCCCGGCCGGACCTGCGCCGGCTGAACATACCGATTGGCGTCGTCGCGGTCTTTGGGGCCTCCAACTTTCCATTCGCGTTCAGCGTCATGGGTGGTGACAGCGCCTCGGCCCTTGCGGCCGGCTGCGCCGTGGTGCACAAGGCCCATGACGGACACCCGAATCTCGCTGTGCGTGTGGCTGGGATTGTTACTGCCGCACTGGACCACGCCGGGGCGCCGTCGGGCCTGTTCTCACTCGTCACGGGCCGGCCGGCAGCGGAGGCCCTGGTGGACCACTCTCTGGTCAGGGCCATCGGATTTACAGGCTCGACGGCAGGCGGTCGGACACTATTCAACCGAGCCGCCGCTAGGGCCGAGCCCATTCCCTTCTTTGGTGAACTGGGCGGCATCAATGCTGTTTTCGTCACCCCGCAGGCTTGGAATGCCCGGCGGGACGAAATCCTCCTAGGATACGCGTCGTCGTTCACCATGGGCATGGGCCAGTTCTGCACCAAACCCGGACTTCTATTTATTCCGGGGGGCCAGTTGGATACTGTCCGAGAGGTGCTCAGGAATGCGCTCGCAGACTTTGCACCTGCTCCGATGCTAAGCCCGCGGCTCCATGACGGCTACCGGGAGTCTGTGTCGGATTTGGGCAACACGGGAGGGGTGGAGGTCCTGGTCGCAGGCGACTTTGCCGAGGCACCGATGCCGACGGTGCTCCAAACAACTGCCGGGGCCGTGCGCAACGACCCCTCCATCCTGCGCCAGGAAATGTTCGGCCCCGCCAGCATGGTGGTGGAGTACAACGACGAATCGGAGCTGCCGGAAATGGCGCAGCTTCTTGAGGGGCAGCTGACCACCACCCTCCAGGCTGAGCCGGGCGACGACGTCGCCGAGCTGTCCGCCAGGCTGACGGACATCAGCGGCCGGGTGCTTTGGAACGGATGGCCAACGGGAGTCACCGTCAGTTATGCCCAGCACCATGGCGGCCCGTACCCCGCGACGACGTCGGCCACCACGTCCGTGGGAACGGCTGCAATCGGCCGTTTCCTCCGACCAGTGGCATACCAGTCCTTTCCGGCGGAGCGGCTGCCCGAACCGCTACAAGACTCCAATCCATGGAACGTTCCGCAACGGGTGGACGGGGTATGGCGAATGCCAAAGGTTAGTGTTCGAGCCGCAACGGGTGGGGGCCTGTGA
- a CDS encoding GntR family transcriptional regulator has protein sequence MRATIIRGEIEPGTRINIDAVARNLGVSQTPVREVLQRLEGDNLVVYTSGRGYSTTPLLDLAGLRSLFEFRLLVEPWAARSAAVERLANPAAALKEDLAAFQRTMEVSDDVRQDLVAHDTRFHDVILEAAGNLVVRQALAQTHSHLHTFRLYPADIAGSTTVSEHLKVVEAIGACEPDKAEEAMAEHIRNSFMRFAQAFEGNRPALPLEGGKHPGKHIVP, from the coding sequence ATGCGCGCCACGATCATTAGAGGTGAAATTGAACCCGGCACGCGAATCAACATCGATGCGGTTGCGCGCAACTTGGGCGTCTCCCAGACACCGGTCAGGGAAGTCCTCCAGAGGCTGGAAGGTGACAATCTGGTGGTCTACACTTCTGGACGTGGGTACAGCACTACGCCCCTCCTGGACCTAGCTGGATTGCGCTCCCTCTTTGAATTCCGGCTTCTGGTGGAGCCTTGGGCGGCACGGTCCGCGGCCGTTGAACGCCTTGCGAACCCGGCCGCAGCGCTGAAAGAGGATCTGGCGGCTTTCCAGCGCACCATGGAGGTCAGCGACGACGTTCGGCAGGACCTGGTTGCCCATGACACCCGTTTCCACGATGTCATCCTCGAGGCGGCTGGGAACCTCGTGGTGCGGCAAGCTCTCGCGCAAACTCATTCCCACCTGCATACCTTTCGCCTCTACCCGGCAGACATTGCCGGTTCCACCACCGTGTCCGAGCACCTGAAGGTGGTGGAAGCGATTGGCGCCTGCGAGCCTGACAAGGCCGAGGAGGCAATGGCTGAGCACATCAGGAACTCCTTCATGCGATTTGCCCAGGCCTTCGAAGGCAATAGACCCGCCTTGCCACTGGAAGGCGGCAAGCATCCGGGGAAGCACATCGTCCCTTAG
- a CDS encoding GIY-YIG nuclease family protein: MEHQNATIPPLGFRNWPTSGVQSLAYRFAPEESRTGIYVLTFSDGYRYVGQSLNVVNRFASHRRRWDDITHIAFRAFMPDELNAREREALAAIERQGHNVRNLDLAGHPGGDSLLDVVMEEEAQAEWLDSLTPEPTDAPRYLGATRRMTGLQKFHELMARPDAEGLVTAAATYIGLAIPWPSQTEGRFWTATAISTSGRRPNWRRLITISAQNAEVSVIGETTTDSGCEVAGFLNIDKGATGIDRWLQRHGIDAVVDHRPHKRLMCSSRVLAFV; the protein is encoded by the coding sequence ATGGAACACCAAAATGCGACAATCCCTCCTTTAGGTTTCCGAAACTGGCCAACGTCAGGTGTGCAATCCCTTGCGTATCGATTCGCGCCAGAAGAAAGCCGCACGGGCATCTATGTGCTGACCTTCTCCGACGGGTACCGCTATGTCGGCCAAAGCCTGAACGTTGTCAATCGATTTGCGTCCCATCGCCGGCGATGGGACGACATTACCCACATCGCATTTCGCGCATTCATGCCGGACGAGCTCAATGCCCGAGAGCGGGAGGCACTTGCCGCCATTGAACGCCAAGGCCACAACGTGCGCAATCTCGATCTGGCCGGCCACCCTGGCGGCGACAGCCTCCTTGACGTTGTCATGGAGGAGGAAGCCCAAGCCGAATGGCTGGATTCCTTAACGCCGGAACCCACGGACGCGCCGAGGTACCTTGGCGCGACGCGGCGAATGACGGGCCTCCAGAAGTTCCATGAACTCATGGCCCGACCGGACGCTGAAGGCCTGGTCACTGCGGCCGCAACTTACATCGGCTTAGCCATCCCGTGGCCCAGCCAGACGGAGGGCCGATTCTGGACGGCGACGGCCATCTCGACGTCCGGACGGAGACCGAACTGGCGCCGCCTCATCACCATCAGCGCCCAAAATGCAGAGGTTTCGGTCATAGGAGAGACCACCACCGATTCCGGGTGCGAAGTCGCAGGATTTCTCAACATTGACAAGGGCGCAACCGGCATTGACCGCTGGCTGCAACGCCATGGCATCGACGCGGTCGTCGATCACCGACCACATAAACGTCTAATGTGCTCGAGCCGAGTATTGGCCTTCGTCTAA
- the mobF gene encoding MobF family relaxase yields the protein MTVSIARLTAHAGVKYLLKTTMRDDVPLTPGDATGYYMKAGTPPGRWIGKGLEGINRQPMDQVTNADATSIFSNAEHPDTHQPLGRPHGQTTVAHRNGEEIKRAAVAGFDLTFSVPKSVSVIWALAPKDIQKLILEAHHDAVNEVLEWLEAQAIHTRTGRGGVAHVGAKGAVAAAFDHWESRARDPQLHTHVVIANRVQRATDGAWSSLDSRTLYKATISASVHYNGLLFDRLQERLGAIPGFRPPASRERNPRHELVGVDDKLIQEFSSRSHLINEETNRLVQAWEKTHDSPPTRTTVTKFRQQATLSTRQAKDKDPTPLSELAADWRVRAQKLGFEPATVIRHTINRSHERPVTSADLTEPWVAAAAAAAREEVAGRRATWNRWNLLAEAERVCAEIRCASPADRRHMIDAVATAAESQCVALNPYRYTVPVDAGSDVAFAGHAVFEFPGARLYTDAGILANEQLVMNTRNDDGAPAIAPHLADTFLTNAGLAVDRTELAPDQLAAVHEVLSSGRFLDAVVGPAGSGKTTTMAAIRDGWEQAYGAGSVVGLAPAAASADVLGRMLGLTAENVSKWLYESVGQGAAGRAERFRDLEASRSGTSWQRLRRSQRMADLAMRQEQWSFRRNQLVIVDEASMVSTVQLAGLVHQARDAGAKIVMVGDPAQLDAIDAGGILGWLDRQGQAIQLTSVRRFRHEWEGPASLLLRAGNFKGVQPYEAHGRLHHGDYMEMIDQAYGRWIEDAHAGRASILIAPDNDTVTDLNERAHAELVDQGLVDARRVVRLSDGLSAGCGDTVIARKNDRRLTDQSGDFIRNGTLIKLSAKPGRDGSIVGRRLDTGVGIKLTSEYLAESVELGYATTAHRSQGVTVDTSHTLLTQGCLTRELFYVGMTRGREANTAYICETNPAPDEELHDADKSTWLEIIGEVLAAQGVERTAHEVGDEERESANTLHQLAAEYDYLAQIAAAEDLENSLERVLPGIAGILEHSPSWGAGVAAWRRATVAEPRVAATTLAQAIRRRGDAKDLMAVIHARLRAIGDRNSDGIDGWLYETVPIERADLSAMVDQVRELANGRIQQLRLKALSGTESWVRQVTEALPESTPVADRIRLVEGIAVYRDRWLVGDAQDPLGPPPADYEWDRGRDRRRLEAEITAIENGNRDGDGPTAPAVSVETGLTNVGWEI from the coding sequence ATGACCGTCTCCATCGCCCGCCTCACCGCCCACGCAGGCGTGAAGTACCTGCTGAAAACCACCATGCGCGACGACGTCCCGCTCACCCCGGGCGACGCCACAGGCTACTACATGAAGGCAGGCACTCCCCCGGGCCGCTGGATCGGCAAAGGACTCGAAGGCATCAACCGCCAACCCATGGACCAGGTGACCAACGCCGACGCCACTTCCATCTTCAGCAACGCCGAACACCCGGACACCCACCAGCCGCTCGGCCGCCCCCATGGCCAAACCACCGTCGCGCACCGCAACGGCGAGGAAATCAAGCGCGCCGCCGTTGCCGGCTTTGACCTGACTTTCAGCGTCCCCAAGTCCGTGTCCGTTATCTGGGCGCTCGCCCCCAAGGACATCCAGAAGCTAATCCTCGAAGCCCATCACGACGCCGTCAATGAAGTCCTCGAATGGCTCGAAGCCCAAGCCATCCACACCAGGACCGGCCGCGGCGGCGTCGCCCACGTCGGGGCCAAGGGCGCCGTGGCCGCGGCCTTTGACCATTGGGAATCCCGCGCCCGCGACCCCCAGCTCCACACGCACGTGGTCATCGCCAACCGGGTCCAGCGGGCCACAGACGGCGCCTGGTCCAGCCTGGATTCACGCACACTCTACAAGGCCACCATCTCCGCCAGCGTTCACTACAACGGCCTCCTCTTCGACCGCCTCCAGGAACGCCTCGGCGCGATCCCCGGCTTTCGCCCGCCCGCCAGCCGCGAGCGAAACCCGCGCCACGAGCTGGTCGGCGTCGACGACAAGCTGATACAGGAATTCTCCAGCCGCTCCCACCTCATCAATGAAGAAACGAACAGGCTCGTCCAGGCCTGGGAGAAGACCCACGACAGCCCACCGACCAGAACCACCGTGACCAAGTTCCGCCAGCAGGCCACGCTGTCCACCCGCCAGGCCAAGGACAAGGACCCCACTCCCCTCAGCGAGCTCGCCGCCGACTGGCGGGTCCGCGCCCAAAAGTTAGGATTCGAACCGGCCACGGTCATCCGCCACACCATCAACCGCTCCCACGAACGCCCCGTCACCTCGGCCGACCTCACCGAGCCATGGGTCGCCGCCGCAGCCGCAGCCGCCCGCGAGGAAGTGGCCGGGCGCCGCGCCACCTGGAACCGGTGGAACCTGCTCGCCGAGGCGGAGCGCGTCTGCGCCGAAATCCGCTGCGCCTCACCCGCCGATCGCCGCCACATGATCGACGCCGTCGCCACCGCCGCCGAATCCCAGTGCGTCGCGCTCAACCCCTACCGCTACACGGTCCCCGTGGACGCCGGCAGCGACGTCGCCTTCGCCGGCCACGCCGTCTTCGAGTTCCCCGGCGCCCGCCTCTACACGGACGCCGGCATCCTCGCCAACGAGCAGCTGGTCATGAACACCAGGAACGACGACGGCGCCCCCGCCATCGCGCCCCACCTCGCCGACACGTTCCTCACCAACGCGGGGCTGGCGGTGGACCGGACAGAACTGGCGCCGGACCAACTTGCCGCGGTACACGAGGTGCTGTCCAGTGGCAGGTTCCTCGACGCCGTCGTCGGTCCCGCAGGGTCAGGCAAGACCACCACCATGGCGGCCATCCGCGACGGCTGGGAACAGGCTTACGGTGCGGGAAGCGTCGTCGGACTCGCCCCAGCAGCAGCAAGCGCAGATGTGCTGGGCCGGATGCTGGGGCTGACAGCGGAGAATGTGTCCAAGTGGCTGTACGAGTCTGTCGGGCAGGGTGCGGCAGGGCGGGCGGAGCGGTTCCGGGACCTGGAAGCGTCCCGTTCCGGTACATCGTGGCAGCGGCTGCGAAGGTCACAGCGGATGGCGGACTTGGCGATGCGGCAGGAGCAGTGGAGTTTTCGGCGCAACCAGCTGGTGATTGTGGATGAGGCGTCGATGGTTTCCACGGTGCAGCTGGCGGGGCTGGTGCATCAGGCACGTGATGCCGGGGCCAAGATTGTCATGGTTGGTGATCCTGCCCAGCTAGATGCGATCGACGCCGGAGGGATTCTGGGGTGGCTGGACCGGCAAGGCCAAGCGATCCAGTTGACCAGCGTGCGGCGGTTCCGCCACGAGTGGGAGGGGCCGGCGTCGCTCCTGTTGCGGGCGGGCAACTTCAAGGGGGTGCAGCCGTACGAGGCGCATGGACGCCTTCATCACGGCGACTACATGGAGATGATCGACCAGGCGTACGGGCGGTGGATCGAGGACGCTCATGCCGGCCGGGCCTCCATTCTGATCGCACCGGACAACGACACCGTCACAGACCTCAACGAGCGCGCCCACGCGGAGCTGGTGGACCAGGGACTTGTTGACGCGCGGCGGGTGGTGCGTCTGAGTGACGGGCTCAGCGCCGGCTGCGGGGACACGGTGATCGCCCGCAAGAACGACCGGCGACTCACAGACCAATCCGGGGATTTCATCCGCAACGGCACGCTTATCAAACTCAGCGCGAAGCCGGGACGTGACGGGTCGATTGTGGGCCGGCGCCTCGATACCGGCGTGGGCATCAAGCTCACCAGCGAATACCTGGCCGAGTCGGTGGAGCTGGGATATGCGACGACGGCGCACCGCTCCCAGGGCGTCACCGTGGACACCAGCCACACCCTCCTCACGCAAGGCTGCCTGACGCGTGAGCTGTTCTATGTGGGCATGACCCGTGGCAGGGAAGCCAACACCGCCTACATCTGCGAAACGAATCCCGCCCCCGACGAGGAACTGCACGACGCCGACAAGTCGACATGGCTTGAAATCATCGGCGAAGTCCTTGCCGCGCAGGGTGTCGAGCGGACAGCGCACGAAGTGGGCGATGAGGAAAGGGAAAGCGCCAATACCCTCCATCAGCTTGCCGCCGAATACGACTACCTCGCCCAAATCGCCGCAGCCGAGGACCTGGAGAATTCTCTCGAACGTGTTTTGCCGGGCATCGCCGGAATTCTGGAACACTCGCCTTCATGGGGTGCAGGAGTCGCCGCCTGGCGGCGCGCCACGGTCGCCGAGCCGCGCGTGGCGGCTACAACCCTGGCACAAGCCATCCGGCGCCGCGGTGACGCGAAGGATCTGATGGCCGTCATCCACGCTCGTCTCCGAGCAATCGGTGACCGCAATTCAGACGGTATTGACGGATGGCTTTATGAGACTGTCCCCATCGAGCGCGCCGACCTGTCGGCCATGGTCGACCAAGTACGTGAGCTTGCAAACGGCAGGATTCAACAGCTGAGGTTGAAGGCGCTTTCCGGCACAGAGTCTTGGGTCCGGCAAGTGACGGAGGCACTCCCGGAATCCACCCCCGTCGCGGATCGCATACGTTTGGTGGAAGGCATCGCCGTGTACCGTGACCGCTGGCTGGTCGGCGACGCTCAGGATCCATTGGGCCCTCCCCCGGCCGACTACGAATGGGACCGTGGCCGGGACCGCCGGCGCCTCGAAGCCGAAATCACCGCGATCGAGAACGGCAACCGCGATGGGGACGGTCCGACAGCCCCGGCAGTTTCAGTTGAAACCGGCCTTACCAATGTCGGATGGGAAATTTAG
- a CDS encoding enolase C-terminal domain-like protein, translated as MATITNIHTQDIRFPTSLDLDGSDAVNVDPDYSAAYVVIRTDAGDEGHGFVFSCGRGNEILLNAIDSYAKLLVGRDIEELIYDLGGASRRLIHDSQLRWLGPEKGVTQMACGALVSALWDIRARRENKPLWLLLSEMPAEEIVDVVDFTHIRNALTPEQALDILRAGDDGKAARIASLKAHGYPAYTTSPGWLGYSDEKLVRLSKQAAADGFSMIKLKVGGDINDDRRRMALARQAVGDLPIAIDANQRWEVAEAIEWVNQLAEFNPYWIEEPTSTDDILGHADIRRGVAPVRVATGEAVASRIVFKQLLQAGSIDVLQLDSTRVGGVNENIANLLLAARFDVPVCPHAGGVGLCELVQHYSFFDYAAITGTQDGRMIEYVDHLHEHFAEPALIVKGRYAAPKLPGTGAEMIAASRSKWEFPAGAGWLEVGSRAAVTGANVAAAGAHQ; from the coding sequence GTGGCAACCATCACCAATATCCACACACAGGACATACGCTTCCCCACATCCCTGGACCTCGATGGCTCAGATGCGGTCAACGTTGACCCCGACTATTCCGCTGCGTACGTCGTCATTCGCACCGATGCAGGCGACGAAGGCCACGGCTTTGTGTTCAGCTGCGGGCGAGGGAATGAAATCCTTCTTAACGCCATTGACAGCTACGCGAAGTTGCTGGTCGGGCGCGACATTGAAGAACTCATTTACGACCTCGGGGGCGCCTCCAGACGGCTGATCCACGATTCGCAGCTGCGATGGCTCGGTCCAGAAAAGGGCGTTACCCAGATGGCCTGCGGAGCGCTGGTCAGTGCTCTTTGGGACATCCGCGCCCGTCGTGAAAACAAGCCGCTGTGGCTACTGCTCAGCGAGATGCCCGCAGAGGAGATTGTCGATGTCGTCGACTTCACCCACATTCGCAACGCACTCACGCCGGAGCAGGCACTGGACATCCTGCGGGCCGGAGACGATGGAAAGGCCGCGCGCATTGCCTCGCTCAAAGCCCACGGGTACCCCGCCTACACCACATCGCCCGGGTGGCTTGGCTACAGCGACGAAAAGCTGGTCCGCTTGAGCAAGCAAGCTGCTGCTGATGGCTTCTCCATGATTAAGTTGAAGGTGGGCGGTGACATCAATGATGACCGCCGCCGGATGGCTCTGGCCCGCCAGGCTGTGGGCGATCTGCCGATCGCCATTGACGCCAATCAGCGGTGGGAAGTTGCGGAGGCCATTGAATGGGTGAACCAGCTCGCCGAGTTTAACCCCTACTGGATTGAGGAGCCCACCAGCACCGACGACATTTTGGGTCACGCAGATATCCGCAGGGGCGTTGCACCCGTGCGGGTGGCCACAGGGGAGGCCGTTGCGAGCCGGATCGTGTTCAAGCAGTTGTTGCAGGCGGGTTCCATCGACGTACTCCAGCTGGATTCCACCCGGGTGGGCGGCGTGAACGAGAACATCGCCAACCTCCTTCTCGCCGCACGCTTCGATGTCCCCGTATGCCCGCATGCCGGTGGCGTGGGCCTGTGTGAACTGGTCCAGCATTATTCGTTCTTCGATTACGCTGCCATCACGGGGACCCAAGACGGCCGAATGATCGAGTATGTGGACCACCTCCACGAGCACTTCGCTGAACCGGCACTAATCGTCAAGGGCCGCTACGCCGCACCGAAGCTGCCAGGCACGGGCGCCGAAATGATCGCTGCTTCACGCTCGAAGTGGGAGTTTCCAGCCGGGGCAGGGTGGCTCGAAGTCGGCAGCCGGGCCGCGGTGACGGGCGCAAACGTGGCCGCCGCCGGAGCGCACCAATGA